GCCGCGACCACCACGGACTCGAGGTAGGGGACGGCGCCCAGTTGACGGCCCAGTGCCTCGAGCACCGCGGTCTGCTCCAGCACTCCGTAACCGCCTCCGCCGAGCACCTCCGGCGCTGCGGCCGACAGCACGTCGGCGTCGATCAGCTTGCTCCACAGTGTCTCGTCGAAACGCTGTGGGAGTCCGTCGAGTTCACGCTGGCGCTCAGGTGTGCACACCGACTCGGTGATGGTGCGGACCAGTCCGCCGAGGTCGCCGGACGCTTCAGTGGTTGAAAAATCCATGAAAGTTCCCGTCTCCCTCAGCGGTTCACGCGGGGCAGGCCGAGTGCGACCATGCCGATGATGTCTCGTTGGATCTCGTTGGTGCCGCCGCCGAAGGTGAGGATCAGGCACGACCGGTGCATGCGCTCGATGCGGCCGCGCAGGAGTGCTCCGGGCGAGTTGGGACGCAGTGTGGCGGCGGTGCCCAGCACCTCCATCAGCAGCCGGTAGGCCTCAGTCGCCAGTTCGGTGCCGAACACCTTGGCGGCCGAGGCGTCGGCCGGCGAGGGAGCGGTGTGCTCCGCAGAGGCGAGTTCCCAGTTGATCAGCTTGAGCACTTCGGCCTTGGCGTGCACCCGCGCCAGGTTCAGCTGCACCCACTCGGAGTCGATGAGCCGATTGCCGTGTGCGTCCTTGGTGTTCTGTGCCCAGTCGCGGACACCGTCCAGCGCAACGAAGATCGGCTGCGCCGACACCAGCGCGACGCGCTCGTGGTTCAACTGGTTCGTGACGAGCTTCCAGCCCGCGTTCTCCTCGCCCACGAGGTTGGTCACGGGCACGCGCACGTCCTGGTAGTAGGTGGCGCTGGTGTCGACACCGGACATGGTGTGCACCGGAGTCCAGGAGAAGCCCTCGGCCGTGGTGGGCACGATCAGCATCGAGATGCCGCGGTGCTTCTTGGCTTCGGGATTGGTGCGGACGGCCAGCCATACGTAGTCGGCGTAGGCGATCAGGCTGGTCCACATCTTCTGGCCATTGATGACGTAGTCGTCGCCGTCGCGGACGGCCGTCGTGCGCAGCGCCGCCAAGTCGGTGCCCGCGCCGGGCTCCGAGTATCCAATGGAGAAGTGCAGGTCACCCGCGGCGATCTTGGGCAGGAAGAACTTCTTCTGTTCGTCGGTGCCGTACGCCATGATCGTGGGCGCCACGCTGTTGATGGTCAGGAAGGGCACCGGCACATTGGCGATCGCGGCCTCGTCGTTGAAGATCAGCCCGTCCATCGGGGGACGAGCCTGTCCGCCGAACTCCTTGGGCCACGACAGGGTCAGCCAGCCGTCCTTGCCCATCTGGGCAACGGTCTCGCGATAGACGTTGCCGCGCCCGACTTCGCCGTCGTTGGAGGCCAGCGCCTCGGCCCGCTCCGGAGTCATGAGCTTGGTGAAGTAGGCGCGCAGCTCGCGGCGCAGCTCCTCCTGCTCTGGGGTGTAGCCGATCCGCATCGAACGTCCTCACTTCTCCGGTGCTGTTCTGCGATCTGTGCGGGACTCTGCTCGCCCCATGCACCAACCTCGTTGTAACACGTTCTAGTCTTGGGGTCCAGAACGGTGCAACACTGGCTTGACACGGCAGACGTCCTATTCTGTTGGCCAGCCCTGTCGGCGGCTGGTCCGTCGGCGCCGTGAAGTGCGGGAGGAGAGTGCTCATGCGAGTCGAAGTTGACCGCGATCGCTGTGAAGGCAACGCGGTATGCGTGGGAATCGCGCCAGACCTGTTCGACCTCGACGACGACGATTACGCCGTGATGAAGGTCGATGTCGTGCCCGCCGATCAGGAGGGCCTGGCCGAGCAGGCGATCGCCGAATGCCCCCGCGCCGCCCTGAACCGCCGAGACTAGAGGTATTCATAAGTGACATCGAATGTAAAGCAGGATCAGGGTGCCCTCGATCTGTCGGGGAAGGTCGCGGTCGTCACCGGCGCCGCGGCAGGCCTGGGTCGGGCTGAGGCCGTCGGCCTTGCCCGCGCCGGCGCGACGGTGGTGGTCAACGACATCGCCAAGGCACTCGACGCCTCCGACGTGATCGACGAGATCATCGCCGCGGGAGGCAAGGGTGTGGCCGTCGCCGGCGACATCAGTGCGCGCTCGACGGCCGACGAACTGGTCGCCACCGCCGACGGACTCGGCGGTCTGCACATCGTCGTGAACAACGCGGGCATCACCCGGGACCGGATGCTGTTCAACATGTCCGACGAGGACTTCGACTCGGTCATCGCGGTGCATCTGCGCGGTCACTTCCTGCTGACGCGCAACGCCGCGACCTACTGGCGGGACAAGGCCAAAGAGGGCGACGGGACCGTCTACGGACGTCTGGTCAACACGTCGTCTGAGGCGGGACTGGGTGGCCCGCCCGGTCAGGCCAACTACGGCGCAGCCAAGGCCGGCATCACGGCTCTCACGGTGTCGGCCGCCCGCGGGCTCGCCCGCTACGGCGTGCGGGCGAATGCGATCTGCCCTCGGGCGCGCACGCCCATGACCGCAGAGACGTTCGGGTCGGCTCCGGAACTGGCCGAGGGTGAGGTGGACAGCCTGTCACCCGAGCATGTCGTGACGCTGGTGCACTACCTGGCCTCTCCTGCGGCCGAGGCCGTCAACGGCCAGGTGTTCATCGTCTATGGGCCGTCGGTGGCGCTGGTGGCGCCGCCGGTAGTCGAGGAGAGGTTCGACGCCGAGGGCGGCGCGTGGGACCCCGCAGCGTTGGGTTCGGCCGTGGGCTCCTACTTTGCCGATCGGGATCCGTCGCGGATGTTTTCCGCAGTCGGGCTTCTCGATAATTGACGGCTCCTAAAGGGGTTGCGGGCGCCCGGCGAGACTAGAACACGTTCTAAGGTGATCTAGGTCACACATGCCTTGACCTGGACAGATATATCGTTCCTGTCTCATCTCTGCGTTCTTTGACACTGGGAACGTGTTCTAGTTTAATATGGGCGATCTCACAGGTTCGAAGGTCGAATCGGGTGAGAAAGCACCGCGAGCAGCAGTCAGCAAATACTTCGCCAAGGCAACAATTACGCGGCAAGAGTTCGTACATCTGCACTACGCCGGACGAGAAGGGGACCGAGGTTGATCGAACAGCTCGCGGTTCCGGCTCGGGCCGTGGGCGGCTTCTTCGAGATGTCGATCGACACCTTCCGGGCGATGTTCGCGCGACCCTTTCAGTTTCGCGAGTTCCTCGACCAGACCTGGATGATTGCCCGCGTCTCGCTGATCCCGACGCTGCTGGTCTCGATTCCGTTCACCGTGCTGGTCGCATTCACGCTGAACATCCTGTTGCGCGAGATCGGCGCCGCCGACCTGTCCGGCGCGGGCACCGCATTCGGCACCGTCACCCAGTTGGGCCCCGTGGTCACGGTGCTCGTGGTGGCCGGCGCCGGCGCGACGGCCATCTGTGCCGATCTGGGCGCCCGCACCATCCGCGAAGAGATCGACGCGTTGCGCGTGCTCGGCATCGATCCGATCCAGCGACTCGTCGTGCCCCGGGTGCTCGCCTCGACGTTCGTCGCGCTGCTCCTCAACGGCCTGGTGTGCGCAATCGGCATCGCCGGTGGCTACGTGTTCTCAGTCTTCCTGCAGGGCGTCAACCCCGGCGCATTCATCAACGGCCTCACCGTGCTCACCGGCCTGCCGGAACTGCTGCTCGCTGAGGTCAAGGCCCTGCTGTTCGGTGTGGTCGCCGGCCTCGTCGGCTGCTATCGCGGGCTGACCGTGCAGGGTGGCCCCAAGGGTGTGGGCGTGGCGGTCAACGAAACCGTGGTCTACGCCTTTATCTGCCTGTTCGTCATCAACGTCATCATGACCGCGATCGGCGTGAGGGTGTTGGAGCGATGAGCGGCTTCAGCAGTTACGACGCCACACTGCGCCTGCGCCGTTTCGTCGCGGGGCTGCCCCGGGTGGTCGACGGGTTCGGCGAGCAGGCGCTGTTCTACGGCGAGTCGGTGCGCTACATCCCGAACGCGCTGAGGAAGTACCGCCGCGAGACCGTCCGCCTCATCGCCGAGATGACCATGGGCACCGGCGCGCTGGCGATCATCGGTGGCACCGTGGGTGTCGCGGCGTTCCTGACGCTGGCCTCCGGTGGTGTCATCGCGGTGCAGGGTTACTCGTCGCTGGGCAACATCGGCATCGAGGCCCTGACCGGATTCCTCTCAGCGTTCCTGAACGTGCGTGTGGTTGCGCCGATCGTCGCCGGGATCGCCCTGGCCGCCACGATCGGTGCCGGAACCACGGCCCAGTTGGGCGCGATGCGAGTGGCCGAGGAGATCGACGCAGTCGAGTCGATGGCCGTGCACTCGGTGTCCTATCTGGTGTCCACGCGCCTGATGGCCGGCCTGATCGCGATCATCCCGCTGTACTCGCTGTCGGTGCTGGCGGCGTTCTTCGCGGCCCGGTTCACCACAGTCTTCATCAACGGTCAGTCGGCGGGCCTCTACGACCACTACTTCAACACCTTCCTGGTGCCCAGTGACCTGCTGTGGTCGTTCCTGCAGGCGATCGTGATGTCTATCGCGGTCATGCTCGTGCACACCTACTACGGCTACAACGCCTCCGGCGGACCGGTCGGCGTGGGCATCGCGGTCGGCAACGCGGTGCGCACCTCGTTGATCGTGGTCGTCGTCATCACGCTGTTCATCTCACTCGCCGTGTACGGCGGGTCCGGCAACTTCAACCTCTCCGGGTAGCGCGACATGGCAGAAGGCGAAGCGAAACGCACGCATGTGAGGGTGGCCGCGGCCATCCTCGGTTCGATCATCGCGGCTGCCGCGGTGTTCACCTACCTCGGCTACACCGCCGCGTTCACCTCGACCGACGCGATCACCGTGATCTCACCCCGCGCGGGCCTGGTCATGGAGCAGGACGCCAAGGTGAAATACCGCGGCATCCAGGTCGGCAAGGTCAAGAAGATCGAGTACGAGGGCGATCGCGCCAAGCTGACCCTCGCCGTCGACAGCAGCCAACTGCGCCACATCCCGGCCAACGCGGATGTGCAGATCGCCGGCAACACGGTGTTCGGCGCCAAGTCGGTCGAGTTCCTCACGCCCACGGACCCCGAAGGCCGGATGCAACCCGGCGCGAGGATCGACGACGCCAGCGTGCAACTCGAGGTCAACACGCTGTTCCAGACGCTCACCGACGTGCTCCACAAAATCGACCCGATCCACCTCAACGCCACCCTGACCGCACT
The DNA window shown above is from Mycolicibacterium confluentis and carries:
- a CDS encoding MlaE family ABC transporter permease, producing MIEQLAVPARAVGGFFEMSIDTFRAMFARPFQFREFLDQTWMIARVSLIPTLLVSIPFTVLVAFTLNILLREIGAADLSGAGTAFGTVTQLGPVVTVLVVAGAGATAICADLGARTIREEIDALRVLGIDPIQRLVVPRVLASTFVALLLNGLVCAIGIAGGYVFSVFLQGVNPGAFINGLTVLTGLPELLLAEVKALLFGVVAGLVGCYRGLTVQGGPKGVGVAVNETVVYAFICLFVINVIMTAIGVRVLER
- a CDS encoding 3-oxoacyl-ACP reductase, translating into MTSNVKQDQGALDLSGKVAVVTGAAAGLGRAEAVGLARAGATVVVNDIAKALDASDVIDEIIAAGGKGVAVAGDISARSTADELVATADGLGGLHIVVNNAGITRDRMLFNMSDEDFDSVIAVHLRGHFLLTRNAATYWRDKAKEGDGTVYGRLVNTSSEAGLGGPPGQANYGAAKAGITALTVSAARGLARYGVRANAICPRARTPMTAETFGSAPELAEGEVDSLSPEHVVTLVHYLASPAAEAVNGQVFIVYGPSVALVAPPVVEERFDAEGGAWDPAALGSAVGSYFADRDPSRMFSAVGLLDN
- a CDS encoding acyl-CoA dehydrogenase family protein encodes the protein MRIGYTPEQEELRRELRAYFTKLMTPERAEALASNDGEVGRGNVYRETVAQMGKDGWLTLSWPKEFGGQARPPMDGLIFNDEAAIANVPVPFLTINSVAPTIMAYGTDEQKKFFLPKIAAGDLHFSIGYSEPGAGTDLAALRTTAVRDGDDYVINGQKMWTSLIAYADYVWLAVRTNPEAKKHRGISMLIVPTTAEGFSWTPVHTMSGVDTSATYYQDVRVPVTNLVGEENAGWKLVTNQLNHERVALVSAQPIFVALDGVRDWAQNTKDAHGNRLIDSEWVQLNLARVHAKAEVLKLINWELASAEHTAPSPADASAAKVFGTELATEAYRLLMEVLGTAATLRPNSPGALLRGRIERMHRSCLILTFGGGTNEIQRDIIGMVALGLPRVNR
- a CDS encoding MlaE family ABC transporter permease, yielding MSGFSSYDATLRLRRFVAGLPRVVDGFGEQALFYGESVRYIPNALRKYRRETVRLIAEMTMGTGALAIIGGTVGVAAFLTLASGGVIAVQGYSSLGNIGIEALTGFLSAFLNVRVVAPIVAGIALAATIGAGTTAQLGAMRVAEEIDAVESMAVHSVSYLVSTRLMAGLIAIIPLYSLSVLAAFFAARFTTVFINGQSAGLYDHYFNTFLVPSDLLWSFLQAIVMSIAVMLVHTYYGYNASGGPVGVGIAVGNAVRTSLIVVVVITLFISLAVYGGSGNFNLSG
- a CDS encoding ferredoxin; its protein translation is MRVEVDRDRCEGNAVCVGIAPDLFDLDDDDYAVMKVDVVPADQEGLAEQAIAECPRAALNRRD